A window of Microcystis aeruginosa FD4 contains these coding sequences:
- a CDS encoding hydrogenase maturation nickel metallochaperone HypA/HybF — translation MHELGITQNIIELALEHSRGMKVKRVVLEIGKLTAIMPESIAFCFDTCCQGSNIEGAMLEILEISGLGQCQDCGNELELEYPYGICDRCGSRNIVILQGQELNLKSLETESLCV, via the coding sequence ATGCACGAACTAGGAATCACCCAAAATATTATCGAACTTGCCTTAGAACATTCCCGAGGAATGAAAGTTAAGCGCGTGGTGTTAGAGATTGGTAAACTAACGGCAATTATGCCAGAATCGATCGCTTTTTGTTTTGATACCTGTTGTCAAGGTAGTAATATAGAGGGGGCAATGTTAGAGATTCTGGAAATTTCTGGTTTAGGACAGTGCCAAGATTGCGGAAATGAGCTAGAACTAGAATATCCCTACGGAATCTGCGATCGATGTGGTAGTCGCAATATAGTCATTTTACAGGGTCAAGAATTAAATCTCAAATCGTTGGAGACAGAATCCTTATGTGTGTAA